One region of Epilithonimonas zeae genomic DNA includes:
- a CDS encoding nuclear transport factor 2 family protein — protein sequence MNLPNVISELVKTQNNFDSAAYAQCFAETAVVFDEGKTHTGRKEIEQWIDKSNKDYKATMEPVDYDEKENILSAKTSGSFPGSPIILKYYFQLSNGLIQSLKITD from the coding sequence ATGAACTTACCAAATGTAATCAGCGAGTTAGTAAAAACACAGAATAATTTTGATAGTGCTGCTTATGCACAATGTTTTGCAGAAACAGCCGTAGTTTTTGATGAAGGCAAAACCCATACAGGGAGAAAAGAAATCGAACAGTGGATCGACAAATCCAACAAAGATTATAAAGCCACAATGGAGCCGGTAGATTATGATGAAAAAGAAAACATTCTATCGGCTAAAACTTCAGGATCATTCCCGGGCAGCCCCATTATTTTGAAATATTATTTTCAATTGTCCAATGGACTAATTCAGTCGTTGAAAATAACCGATTAG
- a CDS encoding winged helix-turn-helix transcriptional regulator: MGYKNSSYKYGITIHIGINYSPIAQIQTYAYFYIMYERKIIPNLNCGLDLIGEVLYGKWKIRLLWFINQGHKRPSELQRKIPDASRRVLNIQLKELEDHELVTKKIYPVVPPKVEYSLTEFGESVIPVVGALGQWGDQHEERLRDLIIKRYQAGNNAEK, translated from the coding sequence TTGGGGTATAAAAACAGTTCATACAAGTACGGAATTACGATTCATATAGGGATAAATTATTCCCCTATTGCACAAATCCAAACATACGCTTACTTTTACATTATGTATGAGAGAAAAATAATTCCGAATCTGAATTGTGGTCTTGACCTGATCGGTGAAGTGCTGTACGGCAAATGGAAAATCCGTCTTCTTTGGTTTATCAATCAGGGACATAAAAGACCGAGCGAATTGCAGCGTAAAATTCCGGATGCATCTCGAAGAGTTTTAAATATCCAGCTAAAAGAGCTGGAAGACCACGAGTTGGTCACGAAGAAAATCTACCCTGTCGTACCCCCAAAAGTAGAATATAGCTTAACTGAGTTTGGTGAAAGTGTGATTCCAGTTGTAGGTGCTTTGGGACAGTGGGGAGATCAGCACGAAGAGAGATTAAGAGATTTAATTATTAAAAGATACCAGGCTGGCAATAATGCGGAAAAATAA
- a CDS encoding NADP-dependent oxidoreductase — MKAIILKSPGDVDQLEYTELPIPEISTDEVLIKVKAISINPVDAKTRKGEGMYGLMKKDNPFILGWDISGIVEKSNSSDFKVGDEVFGMVNFPGNGNAYSEYVAASTSQLAIKPQNISFEEAAVSTLAALTSWQALVVNGKVQKGQNILIHAASGGVGHFAVQLAKYLGATVTGTSSEKNRDFVLSLGVDHYIDYHTYNWSEQKPGYDFVLDTVGGNNIDNSIEVTKSGGTIISIPSGLNEEITEKAKSKGINGYFILVKSNGEHMKELAFLLETGAIKPHISKIFSFNEMREAHLQLESGRTVGKVVVVIP, encoded by the coding sequence ATGAAAGCAATCATTTTAAAATCTCCCGGAGATGTTGACCAATTGGAATATACAGAACTTCCGATTCCCGAGATTAGTACAGATGAAGTTTTGATAAAAGTAAAAGCCATCAGTATCAATCCTGTAGATGCAAAGACCAGAAAAGGAGAAGGGATGTATGGTCTGATGAAAAAAGATAACCCTTTTATTTTGGGATGGGATATTTCGGGTATTGTGGAGAAAAGCAACAGCTCAGATTTTAAGGTCGGAGATGAGGTTTTTGGGATGGTCAATTTTCCCGGAAATGGCAATGCTTATTCAGAATATGTTGCTGCTTCGACTTCTCAACTGGCTATCAAACCTCAAAATATTTCCTTCGAAGAAGCTGCTGTGTCAACTTTAGCAGCTTTAACGTCTTGGCAGGCATTGGTCGTTAATGGGAAAGTTCAGAAAGGGCAAAATATACTCATTCACGCTGCTTCCGGTGGAGTTGGTCATTTTGCAGTACAGTTGGCAAAATATTTGGGAGCGACAGTTACCGGAACTTCGTCTGAAAAAAATAGGGATTTTGTATTGAGTTTAGGAGTAGATCATTACATCGATTATCATACTTATAACTGGTCTGAACAGAAACCCGGATATGATTTTGTTTTGGATACTGTTGGCGGAAATAATATCGATAATTCTATTGAGGTTACGAAATCCGGCGGAACTATCATCAGTATTCCCTCTGGTTTGAATGAAGAAATTACAGAAAAGGCTAAATCAAAGGGTATAAATGGCTATTTCATTTTGGTAAAATCCAACGGTGAACATATGAAGGAATTGGCATTTCTTTTAGAAACGGGAGCTATTAAACCACATATTTCTAAAATATTTTCTTTTAACGAAATGAGAGAAGCACACCTTCAACTGGAGTCGGGCAGGACAGTTGGTAAAGTGGTTGTGGTTATTCCTTAA
- a CDS encoding SDR family oxidoreductase, with translation MDKKIVLITGTNSGFGWLTANSIATLGHKVYATMRDTKGRNADKAVALSATENVTVLDVNLTDDHSVKQAIETVLEKEGTIDILINNAGYAMGGVAESFTVNDVHTTFDINVYAPWRLIKQVLPSMRKQGDGLIINITSGFGRVSFPFATMYAASKFALEGISEGLHYEVKRLGIDVAVVEPGAFPTEMQQKNNPASDQEVFEGYSVVADIPNKMVAALGREMQSKNPNPQDVADAIVKLIETPKGSRPLRTVVDPITGQYIEAANQAVAEQFAKGLTVFGMGELL, from the coding sequence ATGGACAAAAAAATAGTATTAATTACAGGTACAAATAGTGGATTTGGATGGCTTACTGCCAATAGCATTGCAACCCTAGGTCATAAAGTGTATGCTACGATGCGTGATACTAAAGGTCGTAATGCGGATAAAGCAGTTGCTCTTTCTGCCACAGAGAACGTCACTGTTCTGGATGTTAATCTAACAGACGATCATAGCGTAAAGCAGGCAATTGAGACTGTTTTAGAAAAAGAGGGTACTATTGATATACTGATAAACAATGCAGGTTACGCTATGGGCGGTGTTGCGGAGAGCTTTACCGTAAACGATGTGCACACTACTTTTGATATTAATGTTTATGCACCTTGGCGACTGATAAAACAGGTGTTGCCTTCTATGCGTAAACAGGGCGATGGACTGATCATTAACATAACGAGTGGCTTTGGAAGGGTATCATTCCCGTTCGCTACAATGTATGCAGCCTCTAAGTTTGCCCTGGAAGGAATCAGTGAGGGGCTACATTATGAAGTCAAGCGTTTGGGTATTGATGTAGCTGTTGTAGAACCTGGTGCATTCCCTACAGAAATGCAGCAAAAGAACAACCCTGCCTCTGATCAGGAAGTATTTGAAGGATACAGCGTCGTTGCAGATATTCCTAACAAAATGGTAGCCGCATTAGGCAGAGAGATGCAGTCTAAAAATCCTAACCCGCAGGATGTTGCCGATGCCATTGTAAAACTTATTGAGACTCCAAAAGGCAGCCGGCCGTTGCGCACCGTAGTTGACCCCATAACCGGTCAATACATTGAAGCGGCTAATCAGGCTGTAGCCGAGCAATTTGCCAAAGGACTGACGGTTTTCGGAATGGGTGAGTTATTATAA
- a CDS encoding SDR family oxidoreductase → MEQFNYNNELSGKIALVTGGTKGAGKAIADRLLQAGATVIITARNAPEQENSNLHFIASDLSTAEGTQKIISEVLSGYRRLDILVNNLGGSSTPAGGFAALNDEDWESTLQANLLASVRLDRGFLPQMIERKSGVIIHIASIQGKLPLYDSTLPYAAAKAALRNYSKSLSNEVTPKGVRVLAVSPGWINTTASEAWLGEIARNSNSTVEEAQQGVMDALGGIPFGRPAEPAEVAEFVGFLVSPRASYLTGTEYVIDGGTVPTI, encoded by the coding sequence ATGGAACAATTTAATTACAACAATGAGTTATCAGGCAAAATTGCATTGGTAACAGGAGGTACAAAAGGAGCTGGTAAAGCCATTGCAGACAGACTGCTACAAGCTGGCGCAACGGTTATTATTACTGCAAGAAATGCCCCTGAACAAGAAAACAGTAATCTTCATTTCATTGCATCCGATCTGAGTACAGCAGAAGGTACCCAAAAAATAATCAGCGAAGTGCTTTCGGGCTACAGAAGACTGGATATCCTGGTTAACAACCTTGGTGGATCATCTACTCCGGCAGGCGGGTTTGCCGCGCTTAATGACGAAGATTGGGAATCAACACTACAGGCTAATCTTTTGGCTTCGGTCCGGCTGGACAGAGGATTTTTACCGCAAATGATCGAGCGAAAAAGTGGTGTTATCATTCACATCGCTTCTATCCAAGGTAAACTGCCTCTCTATGATTCTACTTTACCTTACGCAGCTGCAAAAGCAGCATTGAGAAACTATAGCAAAAGCTTATCAAACGAAGTTACTCCTAAAGGTGTTCGTGTACTGGCGGTTTCTCCAGGATGGATTAATACCACAGCATCGGAAGCCTGGCTGGGCGAAATTGCAAGAAATTCGAACAGTACGGTAGAAGAAGCGCAACAGGGTGTAATGGATGCATTGGGAGGAATCCCTTTCGGAAGACCTGCTGAACCGGCCGAAGTTGCCGAATTTGTAGGCTTTCTGGTTTCACCAAGAGCCAGCTATTTAACAGGAACAGAATATGTAATCGATGGCGGAACCGTACCAACCATTTAA
- a CDS encoding saccharopine dehydrogenase, with translation MESNILIVGGNGMVGRTIARILKTRNPHYNIFIGGRKKGKTENDLIIDVTKPQTFQAILDKKINVIILSVNDKEDNVLSFAIKNQIDYIDITKPTPDLTKAYGLAKKQSINSRIVFSSGWMGGIVGGLISSFSIKMKDIQSVELFVYYSVKDLAGESSAHFMAENVAKPFVNYKNNQPVSIKHFLNSETFDFSFGIGKRQAYNFDVPDLYILNKIENIPDVSVKMTYNSKFITWLLGAFQKIRLYNILSLKERKMVFWIQWKW, from the coding sequence ATGGAATCAAACATCTTAATAGTCGGAGGAAACGGAATGGTCGGTAGAACTATTGCCCGTATTTTAAAAACAAGAAATCCTCATTACAACATCTTTATCGGTGGCAGGAAAAAGGGTAAAACAGAAAATGATTTAATTATTGATGTTACAAAACCTCAGACATTTCAGGCTATTCTGGATAAAAAAATAAATGTAATCATTCTATCTGTTAACGACAAAGAAGACAATGTTCTAAGTTTTGCCATAAAAAATCAGATTGATTATATTGATATAACAAAACCTACACCTGATTTGACAAAAGCCTATGGTTTGGCTAAAAAACAAAGCATTAACAGTAGAATAGTTTTCAGTTCCGGCTGGATGGGCGGCATTGTCGGAGGTTTAATTTCCTCATTTTCTATAAAAATGAAAGATATTCAGTCGGTTGAGCTTTTCGTATATTATTCTGTGAAAGACCTTGCCGGAGAAAGTTCTGCCCATTTTATGGCGGAAAATGTAGCGAAACCTTTTGTAAATTATAAAAACAACCAGCCTGTTTCCATTAAACATTTTTTGAATTCTGAAACGTTTGATTTTTCTTTCGGGATCGGGAAGAGGCAGGCTTACAATTTTGATGTTCCTGATTTATACATTTTAAATAAAATTGAAAATATTCCTGATGTAAGTGTTAAAATGACCTATAATTCAAAGTTTATCACCTGGCTTTTAGGAGCTTTTCAGAAAATCAGATTGTATAATATTTTATCTTTAAAGGAAAGGAAAATGGTTTTTTGGATCCAGTGGAAATGGTGA
- a CDS encoding Crp/Fnr family transcriptional regulator: MIQSFFQNFNIFSEQEIKHLLDCFEIRNMSKNDIFVREGESCKEIAFIQSGIFRSYYNSDDGKESTFCFRFPNELLASYSSFISGQPSVETMQAISNAELLILKKSKIEELAQSNQNWIKFLKVIAEQEYLELEKRFFQFQRENAAQRYKKLIENQPDYVQNIPLQYLASYLGITQRHLSRIRKEISF; encoded by the coding sequence ATGATCCAGAGCTTTTTCCAAAATTTTAATATATTCTCAGAACAGGAAATCAAACATTTATTAGATTGTTTTGAAATCAGGAATATGTCTAAAAATGATATTTTCGTTCGAGAAGGTGAAAGTTGTAAGGAAATAGCTTTTATACAATCGGGAATATTTCGTTCTTACTACAATTCAGATGATGGTAAAGAAAGTACTTTCTGTTTCAGGTTTCCTAACGAGCTTTTAGCTTCGTATTCTTCATTTATATCAGGTCAACCCAGTGTAGAGACGATGCAGGCTATTTCAAATGCTGAACTTTTAATTTTAAAGAAATCTAAAATAGAAGAACTCGCTCAAAGCAATCAAAACTGGATAAAGTTTCTGAAAGTTATCGCAGAACAGGAATATCTTGAACTTGAAAAACGTTTTTTCCAGTTCCAGAGGGAAAATGCTGCGCAGCGTTATAAAAAATTAATAGAAAATCAGCCGGATTATGTGCAGAATATTCCTTTGCAATATTTAGCCTCATATTTAGGTATTACTCAAAGGCATCTCAGCCGGATAAGAAAGGAAATCTCTTTTTAG
- a CDS encoding MFS transporter → MAIAAAVKGTSQKDQMHLTSIIIGGIAIAQVTLIPVSTYLASLYSWQITYVIHGLILLLTILIIFKNLPSMPNERPASFRSQLSILTRPRFISGTLLNLLLITAWFCSYSYFADYLGKEKRMSEREISLLLLLFGAMGVLSNYVAGKLLGKNMFWTTLVFIAGVFVVPFAFQYTDHSFLNVALVTAFWGIMYGPCFLIGVGYMISAAPDAKEFANSIQTSFGNLGVSLGTSVGGFFISQNGISITPWVGVIFGVLAVLVIVWRAYLDRNSLKEI, encoded by the coding sequence ATGGCTATCGCTGCAGCTGTAAAGGGAACTTCTCAAAAAGATCAGATGCACCTAACTTCTATCATTATTGGAGGAATTGCGATTGCTCAGGTTACACTTATCCCTGTGAGCACCTATTTAGCAAGCTTATACTCCTGGCAGATTACTTATGTGATTCATGGACTTATACTACTACTTACGATATTAATTATATTCAAAAATCTTCCTTCTATGCCCAACGAACGACCAGCTTCGTTTAGAAGTCAACTATCCATATTGACTCGACCAAGATTTATCTCAGGAACACTTCTGAATCTATTATTAATAACTGCCTGGTTTTGCTCCTACAGTTATTTTGCAGATTATTTGGGGAAAGAAAAACGAATGAGCGAACGAGAAATAAGCCTTTTACTGCTGTTATTCGGTGCAATGGGTGTACTTTCAAATTATGTAGCGGGTAAATTACTAGGAAAGAATATGTTCTGGACGACGCTGGTTTTTATTGCAGGTGTATTTGTCGTGCCTTTTGCATTTCAATACACAGATCATTCATTTCTAAATGTGGCCTTGGTTACTGCTTTCTGGGGAATTATGTATGGGCCTTGTTTCCTTATAGGTGTTGGATATATGATCTCAGCAGCACCAGACGCCAAAGAATTTGCCAATAGTATACAAACGTCATTTGGAAACTTGGGCGTTTCATTAGGAACATCTGTTGGTGGTTTTTTCATTTCACAAAATGGAATATCCATAACACCTTGGGTGGGAGTTATATTTGGTGTGCTGGCAGTTTTGGTGATCGTCTGGCGTGCTTATTTAGATAGAAATTCTCTTAAAGAAATATAA
- a CDS encoding Hsp20/alpha crystallin family protein — protein MSIEKRSNGSLLPANPRTLFDDFFSRELFNWGNNNYSSTLTTLPSVNIRENPENFVVEVAAPGMEKQDFQISLEGNLLTISSSKKNETEDKNDNYTRREFSYQAFQRSFELARDVVDEEHIEAKYENGVLKLTIPKKEEAKKRPPKMIEIQ, from the coding sequence ATGTCAATCGAAAAAAGAAGCAATGGCAGTTTGCTCCCTGCAAATCCACGTACACTGTTCGATGACTTTTTCAGTCGAGAACTTTTTAATTGGGGCAACAATAATTATTCTTCCACTCTTACCACTCTCCCATCCGTAAACATCAGGGAGAATCCTGAAAATTTCGTAGTGGAAGTCGCCGCGCCGGGTATGGAAAAACAAGATTTCCAAATAAGCCTGGAAGGTAATCTTCTCACCATCTCGTCTTCGAAGAAAAATGAAACGGAAGACAAAAATGACAATTACACCCGCAGAGAATTTAGCTATCAGGCTTTTCAGCGTAGTTTTGAGCTCGCAAGAGACGTAGTCGATGAAGAGCACATTGAAGCTAAATACGAAAACGGAGTGTTGAAGCTCACAATCCCTAAAAAGGAGGAAGCTAAAAAACGTCCTCCTAAGATGATCGAGATTCAATAA
- a CDS encoding TetR/AcrR family transcriptional regulator: MARKKEFEYEEKLDVAVNLFWEQGYHVTSLSDLENHMKINRSSIYPTYGDKKELLLKCLDKYQKSRLIDYQAFLQDNGNNALEDLIKVLKLSVEQSIQDNKICLAVRMIFEIAFVDKEINQMLVANEKKIEQVYLAILQRGIQQKLLRKELNAETTAAFFASSSTTLLKNYVLYKDKAQVEAMINLMIQFISQ, from the coding sequence ATGGCAAGAAAAAAAGAATTTGAATACGAAGAAAAACTTGATGTAGCAGTAAATCTGTTCTGGGAACAGGGCTATCACGTAACATCACTCAGTGATCTTGAAAACCATATGAAGATCAACAGAAGCAGTATTTATCCTACCTATGGCGATAAAAAAGAACTGTTGCTCAAATGCCTCGACAAATATCAGAAGTCAAGACTCATAGATTATCAGGCTTTTCTTCAGGATAATGGTAACAATGCGTTAGAAGATTTGATAAAAGTCCTGAAACTCTCGGTGGAGCAAAGTATTCAGGATAATAAAATTTGTCTGGCCGTAAGAATGATCTTTGAAATTGCCTTTGTAGATAAAGAGATAAATCAGATGCTTGTCGCAAACGAGAAAAAAATTGAACAGGTTTATCTCGCTATTTTACAGCGTGGTATACAGCAGAAATTATTAAGAAAAGAATTGAATGCAGAAACTACTGCCGCTTTTTTTGCAAGCTCATCTACAACCCTGCTTAAGAATTATGTTTTATATAAAGATAAGGCGCAAGTAGAAGCAATGATCAATCTAATGATTCAGTTTATCAGTCAGTAA
- a CDS encoding Crp/Fnr family transcriptional regulator, translating into MEALINLILQFGDLNKQQIEFVVSKVEMLELKKNDYLSEAGKVPRYVAFVLEGVFRFCYYNNRSEEITNYFVDEGNFVVDNGKFESQIAASEYVQAVTDCKVLVFNKKDWDEISDTIVGWEMMKAKMVKKCLTLAMERRSPLVSEDATTRYLSFIDAFPNLINRIPLSYVASYLGVTQQSLSRIRRNIR; encoded by the coding sequence ATGGAAGCGCTAATAAATCTTATTCTGCAATTTGGTGACCTGAATAAGCAACAAATCGAGTTTGTGGTAAGTAAGGTGGAAATGCTCGAATTGAAAAAAAACGATTACCTGTCCGAAGCTGGAAAGGTCCCGCGTTACGTGGCTTTCGTGTTGGAAGGTGTGTTCCGCTTTTGCTATTATAACAACAGGAGTGAAGAGATAACCAATTATTTTGTGGACGAAGGCAATTTTGTAGTCGACAACGGAAAGTTCGAATCGCAGATTGCCGCCTCAGAATATGTTCAGGCTGTTACAGATTGCAAAGTGCTGGTGTTCAATAAAAAAGATTGGGATGAAATTTCAGACACTATTGTAGGCTGGGAAATGATGAAAGCAAAGATGGTGAAAAAATGCCTTACCCTCGCGATGGAGCGTCGCAGCCCGTTGGTTTCAGAAGATGCCACGACACGTTATCTCTCATTCATTGATGCGTTTCCTAATCTTATCAACCGCATTCCGCTTTCCTATGTTGCCTCGTATCTTGGTGTTACCCAGCAATCGCTAAGTCGTATACGTCGTAATATCCGTTAA
- a CDS encoding cation:proton antiporter codes for MDGLLWAVCLLCLITLGIMLLLKKLNQPYLIAYIIAGIVLGPHVFGVFKKPDEIEVIGELGILLLMFFLGMEINVPNNSSLLIKPIIAQSMKILLSFICALAIGYITDFSLKDIILITILFIFNSTAVVSEFLKKHDTLKTTFGIMILNMLIFQDLLLAPVLTLLKVQGQESFDFINIIIPVLVCIAVFLLLKRIRNIQEIKFPVFFNAIEKDHDLQVFLGLIICLGFGLFAETVGLSGALGSFIAGVVVGRVKSFNWLEHSLMPFKIFFTTLFFVSIGLRLDLPYLLSNFKMVLLGTFFVLASNSVMSAIIFRLLKFNWKDSWYGGALLSQTGEFGILALSIAYKTGIIEYSLYKTGLGITCLSLLLSTIWIAILKGIIEKKSMLIIKN; via the coding sequence ATGGATGGGTTACTTTGGGCCGTATGCTTATTGTGCCTTATCACTTTAGGTATTATGCTTCTTTTGAAAAAACTGAACCAGCCTTATCTTATCGCTTACATCATTGCAGGTATTGTGTTGGGGCCACACGTTTTTGGGGTCTTTAAAAAACCGGATGAAATAGAAGTTATCGGTGAGCTCGGAATTCTGCTTCTAATGTTCTTTTTGGGGATGGAAATCAACGTTCCTAACAACAGCAGTTTGCTTATAAAACCGATTATTGCACAGAGTATGAAAATACTTTTAAGTTTTATCTGCGCTCTCGCCATAGGTTATATAACAGATTTTTCCCTGAAGGATATTATTCTTATCACCATACTTTTCATTTTCAACAGTACTGCTGTGGTGAGTGAGTTTTTGAAGAAACACGATACTTTAAAAACAACATTCGGTATAATGATCCTCAATATGCTGATATTTCAGGATCTGCTTCTTGCTCCGGTTCTAACTTTATTGAAAGTCCAAGGTCAGGAAAGTTTTGATTTCATTAACATCATCATACCTGTATTGGTCTGTATTGCTGTTTTCCTACTTTTGAAACGGATAAGAAATATACAGGAAATTAAGTTCCCCGTATTTTTTAATGCGATTGAAAAAGATCACGACCTTCAGGTATTTTTAGGTTTGATTATCTGTCTTGGATTTGGATTATTTGCCGAGACAGTGGGCTTAAGCGGAGCGCTTGGAAGTTTTATAGCCGGAGTTGTCGTGGGAAGGGTAAAATCATTTAACTGGCTCGAACATTCATTAATGCCCTTTAAAATATTTTTCACTACCCTTTTTTTTGTTTCCATAGGACTTCGCCTGGATCTTCCTTACCTGCTTTCTAATTTTAAAATGGTTTTGCTGGGCACTTTTTTTGTACTGGCAAGCAATAGTGTAATGTCTGCAATTATTTTCCGATTGCTAAAATTTAACTGGAAGGACAGTTGGTATGGTGGAGCCTTATTATCTCAAACAGGAGAATTTGGCATATTGGCATTATCAATTGCGTACAAAACAGGAATCATTGAATATAGCTTATACAAAACCGGGCTTGGAATTACCTGCCTTTCCCTATTATTATCTACAATCTGGATCGCTATCCTTAAAGGAATTATTGAGAAAAAATCTATGCTCATCATCAAAAATTAA
- a CDS encoding NAD(P)H-dependent oxidoreductase: MKKILIVNGHPNKDSFNFGITESYKEGALKSGAEVREIVIADLNFNPNLQFGYQKRMELEPDLVESWEKILWADHLVWIHPVWWGGLPAITKGFIDRLFLPGFAFKYRENSVWWDKLLKGKTAHIITTLDQPGWYYRLFYGRPSVNQLRKSILQFCGIKPVKVSYIGIIKTSDENQRKIWLDKVRLLGIKQK, translated from the coding sequence ATGAAAAAAATATTGATCGTCAATGGTCATCCAAATAAAGATTCATTCAATTTTGGAATTACTGAATCTTACAAAGAAGGAGCTCTTAAATCCGGAGCTGAGGTAAGAGAAATTGTTATCGCAGACTTAAATTTCAATCCTAATCTTCAGTTTGGATATCAGAAAAGAATGGAACTGGAACCTGATCTTGTTGAATCTTGGGAAAAAATTCTTTGGGCTGATCATCTGGTGTGGATTCATCCTGTTTGGTGGGGCGGTTTACCGGCGATTACAAAAGGATTTATTGATAGATTATTTTTACCAGGATTTGCCTTTAAGTACAGAGAAAATTCTGTTTGGTGGGATAAACTTTTAAAAGGTAAAACGGCACACATTATTACAACATTGGATCAGCCGGGATGGTATTACAGACTGTTTTATGGAAGACCGAGTGTGAATCAGCTCAGGAAATCGATCTTACAATTTTGCGGGATAAAACCGGTGAAAGTTAGCTATATCGGAATTATAAAAACCTCTGATGAGAATCAACGGAAAATTTGGCTTGATAAGGTTAGATTACTTGGAATTAAACAAAAATAA
- a CDS encoding helix-turn-helix domain-containing protein, giving the protein MTSKLADYRRKKGLSQQQLADVSGVSARTIQRIESGKVEAHPATLKMLADVLEIDTEELTVDQQLPQTSELKSLDKIKPVFHMLALIGLFLPVFNIILPGIFWFIKKDESQAYDQEGKLVLNFQISMSLLFIPAVVLMIFVFFIGFPLVLIIYFYAFVMCIINIFRSINKKDSFYPLSYRFLR; this is encoded by the coding sequence ATGACTTCAAAATTAGCAGATTACAGACGTAAGAAAGGGCTAAGCCAGCAACAGCTTGCAGATGTTTCAGGCGTGAGCGCAAGAACTATACAACGCATCGAGAGCGGAAAGGTTGAAGCACATCCCGCAACATTGAAGATGCTCGCAGATGTACTTGAAATAGACACTGAAGAGCTAACAGTAGATCAACAGTTACCGCAAACCTCGGAACTAAAAAGTCTGGATAAAATAAAACCAGTTTTTCACATGTTGGCGCTTATCGGACTTTTTCTTCCTGTTTTCAATATTATTCTTCCTGGAATTTTTTGGTTCATTAAAAAAGATGAATCCCAGGCTTACGACCAGGAAGGTAAGTTGGTACTTAATTTTCAAATCTCAATGTCTCTTCTTTTTATACCGGCAGTTGTACTAATGATTTTTGTGTTTTTTATTGGATTTCCATTGGTGTTGATCATCTATTTTTATGCTTTCGTCATGTGCATCATTAATATTTTTAGAAGTATCAACAAGAAAGATAGCTTCTATCCTTTAAGCTATCGATTTTTAAGATAA